One genomic region from Nymphaea colorata isolate Beijing-Zhang1983 chromosome 12, ASM883128v2, whole genome shotgun sequence encodes:
- the LOC116265899 gene encoding RING-H2 finger protein ATL57-like — MPGRRLFGEPATLTFHGEQKQGKAEPPASPPRNETGNATSSNNTNPYSQLSPGFNSSMAVTILILLAALFFMGFFSIYVRRFSEDSLEPARRRRRAAGAGARRPSSSPGLDPALIRSLPTFPFKSVSPKDESLCAVCLGEFEGGETAKLLPLCGHFFHADCIDEWLSSHTSCPLCRASLVPPPSQPKERQSDEPEGRRPPGEESSSAEDAGGSREDGVPEVVVVVEEAAGSSPAAGERESGVRR, encoded by the coding sequence ATGCCAGGAAGACGGCTGTTCGGAGAACCGGCGACGCTCACTTTCCATGGCGAGCAGAAGCAAGGGAAGGCGGAGCCGCCGGCCTCGCCTCCCCGTAACGAAACGGGCAACGCCACCTCCTCGAACAACACCAACCCCTACAGCCAGCTGAGCCCCGGCTTCAACTCCTCCATGGCCGTCACGATCCTCATCCTCCTCGCCGCCCTTTtcttcatgggcttcttctcaATCTACGTCCGCCGCTTCTCCGAGGACTCCCTAGAACCCGCACGCCGCCGCAGGCGGGCTGCCGGGGCCGGAGCCCGACGACCCTCTTCGTCCCCGGGGCTCGACCCCGCCCTCATCCGCTCGCTCCCCACATTCCCTTTCAAGAGCGTCTCGCCCAAGGACGAATCCCTCTGCGCCGTGTGCCTCGGCGAGTTCGAAGGAGGCGAGACGGCCAAGCTCCTGCCACTCTGCGGCCACTTCTTCCACGCCGACTGCATCGACGAGTGGCTCTCTTCCCACACCTCCTGCCCGCTCTGCCGCGCCTCCCTGGTTCCGCCTCCCTCGCAACCGAAGGAGCGCCAGTCCGACGAACCGGAAGGCAGGAGGCCTCCGGGAGAAGAGTCTTCGTCTGCTGAAGATGCCGGGGGGTCGCGAGAAGATGGAGTGCCGGAGGTGGTGGTCGTAGTGGAGGAGGCTGCGGGGAGTTCTCCGGCGGCCGGAGAGCGGGAGTCCGGCGTACGGAGATGA